One genomic window of uncultured delta proteobacterium includes the following:
- a CDS encoding hypothetical protein (Evidence 5 : No homology to any previously reported sequences), giving the protein MISNSTMAMKRIMTFRLRWLLCSARKKAICEKMNFMDTSIKADITLGRERQYAIFAVENHGRTLPVICDSRILRVFRRHAGHFAIPFHWSCDAVPPYERSGHS; this is encoded by the coding sequence ATGATCAGCAACAGCACCATGGCGATGAAGCGCATCATGACTTTCAGGTTGCGCTGGTTGCTCTGCTCGGCCAGGAAAAAGGCCATCTGTGAAAAGATGAATTTCATGGATACCTCGATCAAGGCAGATATCACGTTGGGGCGGGAGCGACAATACGCAATCTTCGCGGTGGAAAATCACGGGCGAACCTTGCCCGTGATATGCGATTCGCGTATTCTGCGGGTGTTCCGGCGGCATGCCGGGCATTTCGCCATACCTTTCCACTGGAGTTGCGATGCGGTCCCCCCTTACGAGCGTAGCGGCCATTCATGA
- a CDS encoding Phosphomethylpyrimidine kinase type-1, with the protein MRSPLTSVAAIHDLSGFGRTSLAVAIPILSTMGAQVYSLPTAVLSSETGAFDDFVFVDLTHAMAGFLDHWDRLGAKFDAVYSGFLGSPAQVDLVARCIENNLLPGGFAVVDPVLGDNGALDATMTDDMVERMRWLVTRAHCITPNLTEAAFLLGEKFPDKELSVGTLREWLARLGDMGPEKVIITSASSSKNGHKTAVAAYDRPRDMYWQVACDYIPAFYPGTGDTFASVVTGSLLQGDSLPVAIDRAAQFVTLGIKATFGHDLPTRNGILLERVLRSLNAPMTASTYTLL; encoded by the coding sequence ATGCGGTCCCCCCTTACGAGCGTAGCGGCCATTCATGACCTTTCCGGGTTCGGCAGAACGTCCCTTGCCGTCGCCATCCCCATTCTTTCGACCATGGGCGCCCAGGTCTACTCCCTGCCCACCGCCGTGTTGTCCTCGGAAACCGGGGCTTTTGACGATTTCGTCTTTGTGGACTTAACGCACGCCATGGCCGGTTTTCTCGACCACTGGGACAGGCTCGGCGCGAAGTTCGACGCCGTGTACAGCGGGTTTCTCGGCTCCCCGGCCCAGGTGGACCTGGTCGCGCGGTGCATCGAGAACAACCTCCTGCCCGGCGGGTTCGCCGTGGTGGACCCGGTCCTCGGCGACAACGGCGCACTGGACGCCACCATGACCGACGACATGGTGGAACGCATGCGCTGGCTCGTCACCCGCGCCCACTGCATCACGCCCAACTTGACGGAAGCCGCGTTTTTGCTGGGCGAGAAATTCCCGGATAAGGAACTTTCCGTCGGCACATTGCGGGAATGGCTGGCGCGGCTCGGCGACATGGGGCCGGAGAAGGTCATCATCACCAGCGCGTCCTCGAGCAAGAACGGCCACAAGACGGCCGTCGCGGCCTACGACAGGCCCCGCGACATGTACTGGCAGGTGGCCTGCGACTATATCCCGGCCTTTTACCCCGGCACGGGCGACACCTTCGCCAGCGTGGTCACCGGCAGCCTGTTGCAGGGCGATTCGCTCCCCGTGGCCATCGACCGGGCCGCGCAGTTCGTGACGCTCGGCATCAAGGCCACCTTCGGCCACGATCTGCCCACCCGCAACGGCATTCTGCTGGAGCGCGTCCTGCGCTCGCTGAACGCGCCCATGACCGCCAGCACCTATACGTTGTTATAA